The segment gtaaccttaaaatctcaaaacttcatgtaaattgaaacaaaacaattcttctaaaacatcatctatattGAAACAGAGGAAATACATATCATGGCTCCGAATGGTGATTTGCGGATTGAACGGCGGATTGAACGATGTGGAACAAACAGTTATAAAAacttatagatatataataatatgtagAGAATTTTGTTATTGTTAACTGCGGTACAGGGCGGGACGCCGTTTACCACTCCAAGCATATATAGATGTCAGTATATACAATAATTACTGTTATACGAACGTTTAGGTACAAGAGAGTAATAACATACAACAGTAGCGACAATTTCAGTATTCGACCTCATAAATTGGCTAAATACTCcttttctatgtgtttggttgaATGAAAGTTACCACCGACTTGCACGGATTCCCATGCCAGAGTTGAAAAAAAGTGGACGATATACTCACAAAAGAGAATAAGTACTATAGAATTTAAAGTCTAGTCATGATTTCTAGTTCAAATACTGCTGTgtttaaatttcttttgaaaACATCAAAGTAATTAGTTCCTCTGTCAGAAAAGAAGGTGGTCTACTCTCGTAAACAGAACTAGATAGTGtatgttttcatatatataggTTCTCAACTTCTCATAGAATACAAGGTGTTGTTGTCTCACCACCCGAATTTAAACTTGTAGAAAATACTATATACTAATACTATATACCACTgagaaaaactaatatatatgtttttcgaaaaaaaaactttcatatatatatatatgtgcagTACTACTTTTTAGCAGCaaagaaatttatattatttgttccAGCTAATCCACCagattttcaattgaaatattGTATAATCCAATAATAAGTCTGCGTAATCCGAATTTTCGGTGCATAACCAAAACTTAATTAACCAAATCATTAATCCAAATATCTCAGCTAAAATCATCATCGGTACTCCACCAGCATGCATAGTGGCTTCCCCTTGAGTCTCTGCCTTCCCTGCGAAATATTAAATTCCCACCTCGACAGAATTAAATGTCACACCAATTTAAaagatctctatttttttttttgctaaataaaagATCTCTAATTTATTATTTCGAATATAATGTATTTAATTTCACGACAGCAAACCTTTAATTCGGGTAACTCGATCACGCATGCACATTCCACAACTTCTGCCCCAACCCTCTCTGACACGATCCAAAAAATTCTATCAATCGGTTAGGTTTGAAATTAATCactcaattgttttttttaatcaagCATGGTGAATTTACCGAGCAAGTTAATGGCAGCACAAAGAGTACCACCGGTCGCAATTAGATCATCAACTACCAAAGCTCGGTCTCCAGCCTCAACGGCTCCTACGTGCATCTCTAGCCGGTCATTCCCGTACTCCAACTCGTATTCTTCAAATATCGTTTCACCTATTAACATTTTACGTCGTTTAACCATAAactatttgttaaaaaaaatgtcTGAAACAAATATACTCTGATTAGTTTAAGAAGTTAGAGTACCTGGCAATTTCTTGGGTTTACGGAGAGGGACGAACTTTGCTCCAATGGCTAACGCTATTGGTGGACCGAATAGGAATCCACGAGCCTCTATTCCTGAAATGACAACAAACGTGGTTATAATGGTTATGTCATTTAGCAAAGAAGGTCTAATTAAGTGGCATAAATATTTCAACTACGTTATTATATGTGCTGTTATTAAGATGTCATAGGAGTCTCATTAATAAAATTAGTATATAAGAAAAAGCGAAAGAATGACAATCTGTCCCAACAACAGACCCAATCGACAGATTCCATAGCACTAACGCGAAAGATACGGTCGAATGTTACA is part of the Raphanus sativus cultivar WK10039 unplaced genomic scaffold, ASM80110v3 Scaffold4533, whole genome shotgun sequence genome and harbors:
- the LOC130507447 gene encoding adenine phosphoribosyltransferase 3, translating into MSGNKQEEDPRINGIKTKIRVVPDFPKKGIMFQDITTVLLDPKAFKDTIDLFVERYRDKNISVVAGIEARGFLFGPPIALAIGAKFVPLRKPKKLPGETIFEEYELEYGNDRLEMHVGAVEAGDRALVVDDLIATGGTLCAAINLLERVGAEVVECACVIELPELKGRQRLKGKPLCMLVEYR